A stretch of the Archangium violaceum genome encodes the following:
- a CDS encoding outer membrane beta-barrel protein, which produces MRSFFYALGLSVALFVAAPAHAQFANRSLGLSLGYMNFNNTASLNNTVFLGLDASLYIESGFEVVSLTKIAFPYDPISEQRVVGLAPSLGIRYLIFEENIRPYIGADLSYLHVFKPQGDSNFFGVGPNAGIEFFVSDSISLGARAQFNAYLSLTERVQTSLILSAGTSVYF; this is translated from the coding sequence ATGCGCTCGTTCTTCTACGCTCTTGGCCTCTCGGTGGCCCTCTTCGTGGCCGCTCCCGCCCATGCCCAGTTCGCCAACCGAAGCCTGGGCCTGTCGCTGGGCTACATGAACTTCAACAACACGGCCAGCCTCAACAACACCGTGTTCCTCGGGCTCGACGCCAGCCTCTACATCGAGAGTGGCTTCGAGGTCGTCTCGCTGACGAAGATCGCCTTCCCGTACGATCCCATCAGCGAGCAGCGCGTGGTGGGCCTGGCTCCGTCACTGGGCATCCGCTACCTCATCTTCGAGGAGAACATCCGTCCCTATATCGGCGCGGACCTGAGCTACCTGCACGTCTTCAAGCCGCAGGGGGACTCGAACTTCTTCGGTGTGGGGCCCAACGCCGGCATCGAGTTCTTCGTGTCGGACTCCATCAGCCTGGGCGCGCGGGCGCAGTTCAACGCCTACCTGTCCCTGACGGAGCGGGTGCAGACGTCGCTCATCCTGTCCGCGGGCACGTCCGTCTACTTCTAG
- a CDS encoding tetratricopeptide repeat protein: MSSDSSSSSNENAQREKEAGEKLIRGEITLGEFLGMPTQVLYRWAETAHNLLQAGSTQQALQIFQGLVAAAPYDSVFHCQLAATYMTLERYDEAFEEFSQSLRFNGSNVDALVGRGEIHLRRGNVPEGLVDFTLAVKKDPELKRRSTQRARSMLLVLKQQADQAKSGK; encoded by the coding sequence ATGAGCAGCGACTCTTCCTCGTCCAGTAACGAAAATGCCCAGCGTGAGAAGGAAGCTGGCGAGAAGTTGATTCGCGGGGAGATCACCCTCGGCGAGTTCCTGGGGATGCCCACCCAGGTGCTCTACCGGTGGGCGGAGACCGCGCACAACCTCCTGCAGGCGGGCAGCACGCAGCAGGCGTTGCAGATCTTCCAGGGACTGGTCGCGGCGGCTCCGTACGATAGCGTCTTCCACTGCCAGCTCGCGGCGACGTACATGACCCTGGAGCGGTACGACGAGGCCTTCGAGGAATTCTCGCAGTCGCTCCGCTTCAACGGGAGCAACGTGGACGCACTCGTGGGGCGCGGAGAGATCCACCTGCGCCGCGGGAACGTGCCCGAGGGGCTGGTGGACTTCACCCTGGCAGTCAAGAAGGATCCAGAGCTCAAGCGCCGCTCGACGCAGCGAGCCCGCTCGATGCTGTTGGTCCTCAAGCAGCAGGCGGATCAGGCGAAGTCGGGCAAGTAG
- a CDS encoding SDR family oxidoreductase has translation MSNKLQGKVAVVTGGNSGIGLATAKRFAAEGARVFITGRRQAELDAAVKAIGPQATGVQGDVSKLADIDRLYEVVRQKADSLDIVFANAGTAGFAALGSITEAHFDDVFNTNVKGVLFTVQKALPLLREGASIIINGSTTSAMATPAFSVYSATKAALRSFARNWILDLKGRPIRVNVLSPGTTRTPGLHTLAGGEELAQATYEQFAANIPMGRMADPDEIAKVAVFLASDDSSYVNGIELFVDGGMAQV, from the coding sequence ATGAGCAACAAGCTGCAGGGCAAGGTGGCCGTGGTGACGGGGGGGAATTCGGGAATTGGCCTCGCCACGGCGAAGCGTTTCGCCGCCGAGGGCGCCAGGGTCTTCATCACCGGCCGTCGGCAGGCGGAGCTGGACGCCGCGGTGAAGGCGATCGGTCCCCAGGCCACGGGGGTCCAGGGCGACGTGTCCAAACTGGCCGACATCGACCGGCTCTATGAGGTGGTGAGACAGAAGGCGGACTCCCTGGACATCGTCTTCGCCAATGCGGGCACGGCGGGGTTCGCCGCCCTGGGCTCCATCACGGAGGCGCACTTCGACGACGTCTTCAACACCAACGTCAAGGGCGTCCTGTTCACGGTACAGAAGGCCCTGCCCCTGCTGCGCGAGGGGGCCTCCATCATCATCAACGGCTCGACGACGAGCGCCATGGCCACTCCGGCGTTCAGCGTCTACAGCGCGACCAAGGCCGCCTTGCGCAGCTTCGCCCGCAACTGGATCCTCGATCTGAAGGGTCGCCCCATCCGCGTCAACGTCCTCAGCCCGGGCACCACCCGGACGCCCGGCCTCCACACCCTCGCCGGGGGCGAGGAGCTCGCGCAGGCGACGTACGAGCAGTTCGCCGCCAACATCCCCATGGGCCGGATGGCGGACCCCGACGAGATCGCCAAGGTGGCGGTGTTCCTCGCCTCGGATGACAGCAGCTACGTCAACGGAATCGAGCTCTTCGTCGACGGCGGCATGGCCCAGGTCTGA
- a CDS encoding tetratricopeptide repeat protein, with protein sequence MTTESKATASTQEERPLSGPEMIERAMKGFQAYEQGRYEDARAVFVELAAYDPTEGYYRTALGAICLAVDELDDALAHFNEALRLNPTDCPALVNRGEVHLRLGSLLEAAEDFSRVVALDPENKDPLSERARLLAEAARQSAAEEALQDSTDGGTTL encoded by the coding sequence ATGACGACCGAGTCCAAGGCGACGGCATCGACCCAGGAGGAGCGCCCACTGTCCGGGCCCGAGATGATCGAGCGGGCCATGAAGGGCTTCCAGGCCTACGAGCAGGGTCGCTACGAGGATGCCCGCGCCGTCTTCGTGGAGCTGGCGGCGTATGATCCCACCGAGGGCTATTACCGCACGGCGCTCGGGGCCATCTGCCTGGCCGTGGACGAACTGGACGACGCGCTGGCCCACTTCAACGAGGCCCTGCGGCTCAACCCGACGGACTGTCCTGCTCTCGTCAATCGGGGAGAGGTCCACCTCCGCCTGGGGAGCCTCCTGGAAGCGGCCGAGGACTTCTCCCGGGTGGTGGCGTTGGATCCAGAGAACAAGGATCCGCTCAGCGAGCGCGCGCGGCTCCTGGCCGAGGCCGCACGCCAGAGCGCCGCCGAGGAAGCCCTGCAGGATTCCACCGACGGTGGGACGACCCTCTAG
- a CDS encoding FHA domain-containing protein, with protein sequence MSVRLTVKESSTAGAKATEFVLDESIITLGRDKGCQVVLAQQAVSRSHARITQEGNLFFLEDLGSAYGTQVNGKPLPKGEKRLLRNGDMIVIAQFDIRFDKVADLPHDVDSQKTSFVARNMVKDVMRGLSGSEERYLRVMNGPREGERLEINDAQEFVIGRDESADVVFQDDLISRRHVKVRRDWSGTHVEDLGSRNGIKLNRKRVSRKMLRDGDELEVGGVRFVYVCPSEAPEEQAEVLAAEVASATSGEGNTTSPLSAVRERTSSTKRSATSTEKPPEPVQAEAQEEPEAPAEEPAAEPPEEPEAPAEEPPAEPPMMEASPRSSRRDELVDEAPEKDVKRLIPLVVLGVIGLTAVGVLIALFVGV encoded by the coding sequence ATGAGCGTCAGGCTTACGGTCAAAGAGAGCAGTACGGCCGGTGCGAAAGCCACCGAGTTCGTCCTCGACGAGTCCATCATCACCCTGGGCCGCGACAAGGGCTGCCAGGTGGTGTTGGCGCAGCAGGCCGTGTCGCGCAGCCACGCCCGCATCACCCAGGAGGGCAACCTCTTCTTCCTGGAGGATCTGGGCAGCGCCTACGGCACCCAGGTGAACGGCAAGCCCCTGCCCAAGGGAGAGAAGCGGCTGCTGCGCAATGGTGACATGATCGTCATCGCCCAGTTCGACATCCGCTTCGACAAGGTGGCGGACCTGCCCCACGACGTGGACTCGCAGAAGACGTCCTTCGTCGCCCGCAACATGGTGAAGGACGTGATGCGGGGCCTGTCCGGTAGCGAGGAGCGCTACCTCCGGGTGATGAACGGCCCGCGCGAGGGCGAGCGCCTGGAGATCAACGACGCCCAGGAATTCGTCATCGGCCGCGACGAGTCAGCGGACGTGGTGTTCCAGGACGATCTCATCTCCCGCCGGCACGTGAAGGTGCGGCGCGACTGGTCCGGCACGCACGTGGAGGACCTGGGCAGCCGCAACGGCATCAAGCTCAACCGCAAGCGGGTGTCGCGCAAGATGCTCCGGGACGGTGACGAGCTGGAGGTGGGCGGAGTCCGCTTCGTCTACGTCTGCCCATCCGAGGCGCCCGAGGAGCAGGCCGAGGTCCTGGCCGCGGAGGTGGCCTCGGCCACGAGCGGCGAGGGCAACACGACGAGCCCGCTGTCGGCCGTGCGCGAGCGCACGTCCTCGACGAAGCGCTCCGCCACCTCCACCGAGAAGCCCCCGGAGCCCGTTCAAGCCGAGGCCCAGGAGGAGCCGGAAGCACCCGCCGAGGAGCCCGCCGCGGAGCCACCGGAGGAGCCGGAAGCACCCGCCGAGGAGCCTCCCGCGGAGCCGCCCATGATGGAAGCGTCCCCGAGGTCCAGCCGCCGCGACGAGTTGGTGGATGAGGCTCCGGAGAAGGACGTGAAGCGCCTCATCCCGCTGGTGGTGCTGGGCGTCATCGGCCTGACGGCGGTGGGAGTGCTGATCGCCCTGTTCGTCGGAGTCTGA
- a CDS encoding RDD family protein, translating to MTDTPDTLLDGTHTVLTPEYVEFRFTLAGIYSRFLAWLLDTLIVVVGTSVVLMGLAMTMGLFPGFASALGFVIYFLVDWGYGIALETAWSGQTVGKRVMGLRVIQRSGVRIGFYHAALRNLARPVDRLPFLYLVGGVTALLSGSHQRLGDMLAGTIVVRERRLKAPSAIGAAAGEGLLADPLFVSRVKRLSAEAREVVLSAALRREELRMEARLRLFSALGTRLQELLAMEKPAHLSDEKWTLLVAAALIPAPGSRMGTGARAVA from the coding sequence GTGACGGACACGCCTGACACCCTCCTCGACGGGACCCACACCGTGCTCACGCCCGAGTACGTGGAGTTCCGCTTCACGCTGGCGGGCATCTACTCGCGCTTCCTGGCGTGGCTGCTGGACACGCTCATCGTCGTGGTGGGCACGAGCGTGGTCCTCATGGGACTCGCCATGACGATGGGGCTCTTCCCCGGCTTCGCCAGCGCCCTGGGGTTCGTCATCTACTTCCTGGTGGACTGGGGCTACGGCATCGCCCTGGAGACGGCCTGGAGCGGACAGACGGTGGGCAAGCGCGTCATGGGCCTGCGCGTCATCCAGCGCAGCGGGGTGCGCATCGGCTTCTACCACGCGGCGCTGCGCAACCTGGCGCGGCCGGTGGACCGTCTCCCCTTCCTCTATCTGGTGGGCGGGGTGACGGCGCTGCTGTCCGGCTCGCACCAGCGGCTGGGAGACATGCTCGCCGGCACCATCGTCGTGCGCGAGCGCCGCCTCAAGGCGCCCTCGGCCATCGGGGCGGCGGCCGGAGAGGGGCTGTTGGCGGATCCCCTCTTCGTCTCGCGGGTGAAGCGGCTGAGCGCCGAGGCGCGCGAGGTGGTGCTCTCCGCCGCCCTCCGGCGCGAGGAGCTGCGGATGGAGGCCCGCCTGCGCCTCTTCTCCGCGCTCGGCACGAGGCTCCAGGAGCTGCTGGCCATGGAGAAGCCGGCCCACCTCTCGGACGAGAAGTGGACGCTGCTGGTGGCCGCGGCCCTCATTCCCGCCCCCGGCTCGCGGATGGGGACCGGGGCTCGCGCGGTGGCCTAG
- a CDS encoding expansin EXLX1 family cellulose-binding protein: MRIQKPASSRWLAAALLPLLAACGPTDSGEALRALGEYQDGIITFYDATGAGNCSFDPSPQNLDVAAINKGQYEGSAVCGACVEIEGPKGNLRVRIVDSCPDCPDRGHLDLSREAFAKIANPIDGRVKVRWRMVTCDVQGPIRYHYKDGSSQWWTAIQVRNHRLPVTKLEYWKNGAWTQVNREDYNYFVEPKGMGTGSIKVRVTASDGQTLEDTLPAVTPDATHDGAAQFKGG, from the coding sequence ATGCGCATCCAGAAGCCCGCTTCTTCCCGATGGCTCGCGGCGGCCCTGCTCCCGTTGCTGGCCGCTTGTGGCCCCACGGATTCTGGTGAGGCCCTGCGCGCGCTCGGCGAGTACCAGGACGGAATCATCACCTTCTACGACGCGACGGGCGCGGGCAACTGCAGCTTCGATCCCAGCCCCCAGAACCTGGACGTGGCGGCGATCAACAAGGGCCAGTACGAGGGCAGCGCGGTGTGCGGTGCGTGCGTGGAGATCGAGGGTCCCAAGGGCAACCTGCGCGTGCGCATCGTGGACTCGTGCCCGGACTGCCCCGACAGGGGCCACCTGGACCTCAGCCGCGAGGCCTTCGCGAAGATCGCCAACCCCATCGACGGCCGCGTGAAGGTGCGCTGGCGCATGGTGACCTGCGACGTGCAGGGCCCCATCCGCTACCATTACAAGGACGGCAGCTCGCAGTGGTGGACCGCCATCCAGGTGCGCAACCACCGCCTGCCCGTGACGAAGCTCGAGTACTGGAAGAACGGCGCCTGGACCCAGGTCAACCGCGAGGACTACAACTACTTCGTCGAGCCCAAGGGCATGGGCACGGGCTCCATCAAGGTGCGGGTGACGGCCTCGGACGGCCAGACGCTCGAGGACACCCTCCCCGCGGTGACGCCCGACGCAACCCACGACGGAGCGGCCCAGTTCAAGGGAGGCTGA
- the sctV gene encoding type III secretion system export apparatus subunit SctV yields MSAQSNSFLSKYSDIVLACVVVAIIGMMIVPLPTLLLDVLLTLNISISVVLLLISLYVPQALRLSVFPTLLLITTMYRLALTISTTRLILLTGDPGEVVEAFGHFVVQGNFVVGLVIFVILVIVNFIVISKGSERVAEVAARFTLDAMPGKQMSIDADMRSGSIDQEEGKRKRRDLERESQLFGAMDGAMKFVKGDAIASIIITVINIVGGLVIGVMQKDMDVASAAQKYTLLTIGDGLVGMIPAILISTCAGIIVTRVGGDEEGNHLGQDVGSQLTAYPKAIAIAAGMLFVLGLIPGLPKIPFFLLGAGAGYGAWTMMRKDKAGAMGEEGGLTAGETPPGETPAATEPQPKEPINPDSELFIPVVTPIVLEVSDALVPFVDSRQDNGKFLFELIPFMRDGLFVELGVRFPGVRARGNPNLPPGSYQIQLNEVPVVTGQATIGHVLVNDTVERLRLMNIQGFEALNPATRQPAAWVPEQHKETLEAAGLTTWDVPGYIILHLAAVLRRQAREFIGVQETQSMLDQLEKAFPAIVKEVVPKVVTVLKLTDILGRLVEEEISIRDLRGILQALAEYGQVEADNVMLTEHVRSSLRRYVSHKFARGTGTLVVYLLDPQIEEAIRSSIKRTSAGTHLALEPDIAQEIVQAVKSECGHLPPSAQRPVILTAMDIRRYVRKLLEFEFNPPFSIVSFQELSPDLNIQPVARISIR; encoded by the coding sequence ATGTCAGCCCAGAGTAACAGCTTCCTGTCCAAGTACTCCGACATCGTCCTCGCCTGCGTGGTGGTGGCCATCATCGGGATGATGATCGTCCCGCTGCCCACGCTGCTGCTGGACGTGCTGCTCACCTTGAACATCAGCATCTCCGTCGTCCTGTTGCTGATCTCCCTGTACGTGCCGCAGGCGCTGCGGCTGTCGGTGTTCCCGACGCTGTTGCTCATCACCACGATGTACCGGCTGGCGCTCACCATCTCCACGACGCGCCTCATCCTGCTGACGGGTGATCCCGGAGAGGTGGTCGAGGCCTTCGGCCATTTCGTGGTTCAGGGCAACTTCGTCGTCGGTCTGGTCATCTTCGTCATCCTCGTCATCGTCAACTTCATCGTCATCTCCAAGGGCAGCGAGCGCGTGGCCGAGGTGGCCGCGCGCTTCACCCTGGACGCCATGCCCGGCAAGCAGATGTCCATCGACGCGGACATGCGCTCGGGCTCCATCGACCAGGAGGAGGGCAAGCGCAAGCGCCGCGACCTGGAGCGCGAGAGCCAGCTCTTTGGCGCCATGGACGGCGCGATGAAGTTCGTCAAGGGCGACGCCATCGCCAGCATCATCATCACCGTCATCAACATCGTCGGTGGTCTCGTCATCGGCGTGATGCAGAAGGACATGGACGTCGCGAGCGCGGCGCAGAAGTACACGCTGCTCACCATCGGTGACGGTCTGGTGGGCATGATCCCCGCCATCCTCATCTCCACCTGCGCCGGTATCATCGTGACGCGCGTGGGCGGCGATGAGGAGGGCAACCACCTCGGCCAGGACGTGGGCTCGCAGCTCACCGCCTACCCGAAGGCCATCGCCATCGCCGCGGGCATGCTCTTCGTGCTCGGCCTCATCCCCGGTCTGCCCAAGATTCCGTTCTTCCTCCTCGGGGCCGGAGCCGGTTACGGCGCCTGGACGATGATGAGGAAGGACAAGGCGGGCGCGATGGGCGAGGAGGGTGGCCTCACCGCGGGGGAGACGCCCCCGGGCGAGACGCCGGCGGCCACCGAGCCCCAGCCAAAGGAGCCCATCAACCCGGACTCCGAGCTCTTCATCCCCGTCGTCACGCCCATCGTGCTGGAGGTCTCCGACGCCCTGGTGCCCTTCGTGGACTCGCGCCAGGACAACGGCAAGTTCCTCTTCGAGCTCATCCCCTTCATGCGCGATGGTCTCTTCGTGGAGCTGGGCGTGCGTTTCCCCGGCGTTCGCGCTCGCGGCAACCCGAACCTGCCCCCCGGCTCGTACCAGATTCAGCTCAACGAGGTCCCCGTGGTGACGGGCCAGGCCACCATCGGCCACGTGCTCGTCAACGACACTGTGGAGCGCCTGCGGTTGATGAACATCCAGGGCTTCGAGGCGCTCAACCCCGCGACCCGCCAGCCCGCGGCGTGGGTGCCCGAGCAGCACAAGGAAACGCTCGAGGCGGCGGGCCTCACCACCTGGGACGTGCCCGGCTACATCATCCTCCACCTGGCCGCCGTGCTGCGCCGCCAGGCGCGCGAGTTCATCGGCGTCCAGGAGACGCAGTCGATGCTCGACCAGCTGGAGAAGGCCTTCCCCGCCATCGTCAAGGAAGTGGTCCCCAAGGTCGTTACCGTGCTCAAGCTCACGGACATCCTCGGGCGCCTGGTGGAGGAGGAGATCTCCATCCGCGACCTGCGCGGCATCCTCCAGGCCCTGGCCGAGTACGGTCAGGTCGAGGCCGACAACGTGATGCTCACCGAGCACGTGCGCTCCAGCCTGCGGCGCTACGTGTCCCACAAGTTCGCGCGCGGCACGGGCACCCTGGTGGTCTACCTGTTGGATCCGCAGATCGAGGAGGCCATCCGCAGCTCCATCAAGCGCACCTCGGCGGGCACCCACCTGGCGCTGGAGCCGGACATCGCCCAGGAGATCGTCCAGGCGGTCAAGTCCGAGTGTGGCCACCTGCCGCCCAGCGCGCAGCGCCCCGTCATCCTCACCGCGATGGACATCCGGCGCTACGTGCGCAAGTTGCTCGAGTTCGAGTTCAACCCACCGTTCTCCATCGTCAGCTTCCAGGAGCTGTCCCCGGACCTCAACATCCAGCCGGTGGCCCGCATCTCCATCCGCTAA
- a CDS encoding LysR substrate-binding domain-containing protein, producing the protein MRDLNDMFFFTEVVANGGFAPAGRVLRQSKSKLSRRVARLEERLGVRLIERSSRRFRVTDVGQAFYDHCQSVMAEVNRAEAVVAATQGEPHGTVRFNCPQGMMDSLGCHLVRFMERHPRVNLQVVATNRRVDLIAERIDLALRVSPSLDIDASFTVRKLTQSNCILVAAPAWADRLGDERSVEQLASVPTLSINEREGQDTWALLGPEQRTFTLHHMPRLSCGDCQAVLGAAIAGLGVALLPEALCGPALRSGQLVRVFPDWHTQEGMIHLVFTSRRGLPPPVSALIEYLAEHVRNPFSMRTAS; encoded by the coding sequence ATGAGGGACTTGAATGACATGTTCTTCTTCACCGAGGTCGTCGCGAACGGAGGCTTCGCGCCGGCGGGACGGGTGCTGCGGCAGTCCAAATCGAAGCTCAGCCGCCGGGTGGCACGGCTCGAGGAGCGCCTCGGGGTCCGGCTGATCGAACGCTCCTCGCGCCGCTTCCGCGTCACCGACGTCGGGCAGGCCTTCTACGACCACTGCCAGAGCGTGATGGCGGAGGTGAACCGGGCCGAGGCCGTGGTGGCCGCCACCCAGGGCGAGCCGCATGGAACGGTCCGGTTCAACTGTCCCCAGGGCATGATGGATTCCCTGGGATGCCATCTCGTCCGCTTCATGGAGCGCCACCCCCGGGTGAACCTGCAGGTGGTGGCCACCAACCGGCGGGTCGATCTCATCGCCGAGCGCATCGACCTCGCGCTGCGCGTGAGCCCCTCGCTCGACATCGACGCGTCATTCACCGTGCGCAAGCTCACCCAGAGCAACTGCATCCTCGTCGCGGCTCCGGCATGGGCCGACCGCCTCGGCGATGAGCGGAGCGTGGAGCAACTGGCGTCGGTCCCCACCCTGAGCATCAACGAACGGGAAGGGCAGGACACCTGGGCGCTCCTTGGACCCGAGCAGCGGACCTTCACCCTCCACCACATGCCCCGCCTGTCGTGTGGGGATTGCCAGGCCGTCCTGGGAGCGGCGATCGCCGGGCTGGGGGTCGCCCTGTTGCCCGAAGCTCTCTGCGGCCCCGCCCTGCGCTCCGGCCAGCTCGTCCGGGTGTTTCCGGACTGGCACACCCAGGAGGGAATGATCCACCTCGTCTTCACCAGCCGTCGGGGCCTTCCACCCCCGGTGTCCGCGTTGATCGAGTACCTGGCGGAGCATGTTCGGAATCCCTTTTCCATGAGGACGGCGTCCTGA
- a CDS encoding DUF1521 domain-containing protein, whose translation MTAINNQTARLSTATNLNFGGVSAQNLATNAQLIESTLNLMNQALNVAGKALELADQMGKAQPGQTKPAHGNTGCFPTEKPNPVESYDREASLKVDKDGKITTPGGYVIEQLGQFEWKITGPDKKETRVWGDPHVEESDGGKWDFKKNTEFVLGDGTRIDVTCKPYGNGATVTGQLDIINGDSHVCVTDIDKGKGKVGQVTFDGDDALFKFNAQGGDRVTMGKTSAEWNFEDREIIGSENQGEKLKTRNELNLVQQNWKTLFDSPSSASDTLKSIQNSFDSVQKLFDSLSSTRSHGFNPFRRQDDIFKYDRNQHLEGMKSSFKALSIMLQTLQRQFELSGMLRSRGSSIA comes from the coding sequence ATGACTGCCATCAACAACCAGACGGCCCGGCTGTCCACTGCGACCAACCTCAACTTCGGCGGCGTGAGCGCGCAGAACCTCGCGACGAACGCGCAGCTCATCGAGTCGACGCTGAACTTGATGAACCAGGCGTTGAACGTGGCCGGCAAGGCGCTCGAGCTGGCGGACCAGATGGGCAAGGCGCAGCCCGGGCAGACGAAGCCCGCCCACGGCAACACCGGGTGCTTCCCCACCGAGAAGCCGAACCCCGTCGAGTCGTATGACCGTGAGGCCAGCCTCAAGGTCGACAAGGACGGGAAGATCACCACGCCGGGCGGCTACGTCATCGAGCAGCTGGGCCAGTTCGAGTGGAAGATCACCGGTCCGGACAAGAAGGAGACCCGCGTGTGGGGCGACCCGCACGTGGAGGAGAGCGACGGCGGCAAGTGGGACTTCAAGAAGAACACGGAGTTCGTGCTCGGCGACGGCACCCGCATCGACGTGACCTGCAAGCCCTACGGCAACGGCGCGACCGTCACCGGCCAGCTGGACATCATCAATGGTGACAGCCACGTGTGCGTCACCGACATCGACAAGGGCAAGGGCAAGGTCGGCCAGGTCACCTTCGACGGTGACGACGCGCTCTTCAAGTTCAACGCCCAGGGGGGGGACCGTGTCACCATGGGCAAGACGTCGGCCGAGTGGAACTTCGAGGACCGGGAGATCATCGGTTCGGAGAACCAGGGCGAGAAGCTGAAGACCCGGAACGAGTTGAACCTGGTTCAGCAGAACTGGAAGACCCTGTTCGACTCCCCGAGCAGCGCCAGCGACACGCTGAAGTCCATCCAGAACAGCTTCGACTCCGTGCAGAAGCTCTTCGACTCCCTGAGCAGCACCCGCTCGCACGGCTTCAACCCGTTCCGCCGGCAGGACGACATCTTCAAGTACGACCGCAACCAGCACCTCGAGGGCATGAAGTCGTCCTTCAAGGCGCTGAGCATCATGCTCCAGACGCTGCAGCGGCAGTTCGAGCTCAGTGGTATGCTGCGCTCCCGCGGCTCGAGCATCGCCTAG
- a CDS encoding tetratricopeptide repeat protein: MPSLRSALVVPLLLASGCINTPPPSDRALVNNELCTQELARGNCKQAEVYCDLGLEFAPQYADLWSNKGLIAMCMDNRKQAKEFFIKAIRFNQDQATAYASLGKIYLDEGALGKAHDSFQRALKVNPDYVEARYNLGLTFINMKKLDKAEKEFLTLLVIDPNNAQVHHDLGIVKYQQGLKEEAAQEMTKCVQLAPNLNPEWWNDLGAVLMELSRFEDARQAFGSCVALQNDHPQCLNNLSIAQRKAALTDSALKEFRDTQRAENTPPALFELARKYKEQGLLSEEERTYKACLKLDGKYAPCHYGLFQLYSEGQKRQSAEIACKNFLKYGSVEDFPSEIETCEKFLSAQSY, encoded by the coding sequence ATGCCTTCCCTCCGCTCCGCGCTCGTCGTCCCCCTGCTCCTGGCCTCCGGCTGCATCAACACCCCGCCGCCCTCCGACCGGGCCCTGGTCAACAACGAGCTGTGTACCCAGGAGCTGGCCCGGGGCAACTGCAAGCAGGCCGAGGTGTACTGTGACCTGGGGCTCGAGTTCGCACCCCAGTACGCGGACCTGTGGTCCAACAAGGGCCTCATCGCCATGTGCATGGACAACAGGAAGCAGGCCAAGGAGTTCTTCATCAAGGCCATCCGCTTCAACCAGGACCAGGCGACCGCCTACGCGAGCCTCGGCAAGATCTACCTGGACGAGGGTGCCCTCGGGAAGGCGCACGACAGCTTCCAGCGCGCGCTGAAGGTGAACCCGGACTACGTCGAGGCCCGGTACAACCTGGGGCTCACCTTCATCAACATGAAGAAGCTGGACAAGGCAGAGAAGGAGTTCCTCACCCTGCTGGTGATTGATCCCAACAACGCCCAGGTCCACCACGATCTGGGCATCGTCAAATACCAGCAGGGCCTCAAGGAAGAGGCCGCGCAGGAGATGACGAAGTGCGTCCAGCTCGCCCCCAACCTCAACCCGGAGTGGTGGAACGACCTGGGCGCGGTGCTGATGGAGCTCAGCCGCTTCGAGGACGCCCGGCAGGCCTTTGGCAGCTGCGTGGCCCTCCAGAATGATCACCCGCAGTGCCTCAACAACCTGAGCATCGCCCAGCGCAAGGCGGCCCTCACGGACTCGGCCCTCAAGGAGTTCCGCGACACGCAGAGGGCGGAGAACACGCCTCCCGCCCTCTTCGAGCTGGCGCGCAAGTACAAGGAGCAGGGGCTGCTGTCCGAGGAGGAGCGGACCTACAAGGCCTGCCTCAAGCTGGACGGCAAGTACGCCCCCTGCCACTACGGCCTGTTCCAGCTCTACTCGGAAGGCCAGAAGCGCCAGTCCGCGGAGATCGCCTGCAAGAACTTCCTCAAGTACGGCTCGGTGGAGGACTTTCCCTCCGAGATAGAGACGTGCGAGAAGTTCCTCAGCGCGCAGTCGTACTAG